In Gossypium arboreum isolate Shixiya-1 chromosome 6, ASM2569848v2, whole genome shotgun sequence, the following are encoded in one genomic region:
- the LOC108486457 gene encoding uncharacterized protein LOC108486457, with protein MTAEILPNQNGSVVYNGDLNKSNSNPNPISNPSAASKKSRESERRRRRRKQKKNKSKNTSHQENDAADGPVSEAGDSDAAEDEKKNSYQQQVMEEVQVEYVPEKAELDDGIDEEFRKVFEKFSFWEAAGSEESDKKDESTQDADAKKGADSDSGEEDQDNQQKEKGGLSNKKKKLQRRMKIAELKQICSRPDVVEVWDATAADPKLLVFLKAYRNTVPVPRHWSQKRKYLQGKRGIEKQPFQLPDFIAATGIEKIRQAYIEKEDSKKLKQKQRERMQPKMGKMDIDYQVLHDAFFKYQTKPKLTTHGDLYYEGKEFEVKLREMKPGSLSHELKEALGMPEGAPPPWLINMQRYGPPPSYPHLKIPGLNAPIPPGASFGYHPGGWGKPPVDEYGRPLYGDVFGVHQQEQPNYEEEPVDKSKHWGDLEEEEEEEEEEEEEEEEQIEEEELEDGIQSVDSLSSTPTGVETPDVIDLRKQQRKEPERPLYQVLEEKEERIAPGTLLGTTHTYVVNTGTQDKSAAKRVDLLKGQKSDRVEVSLQPEELEVMDNVLPAKYEEAREEEKLRSQREDFSDMVAENEKKRKRKMQEKEGKSKKKDFKF; from the exons ATGACCGCTGAGATACTCCCCAACCAGAACGGCTCCGTCGTTTACAACGGAGATCTGAATAAGTCTAACTCTAACCCTAACCCCATCTCCAACCCTTCCGCCGCCTCCAAGAAGTCCCGCGAGAGCGAACGACGTCGTAGAAGGCGCAAGCAGAAGAAGAATAAGAGTAAGAATACCTCCCACCAAGAAAATGACGCCGCAGACGGTCCCGTTTCCGAAGCCGGTGACAGCGACGCTGCCGAAGATGAAAAGAAGAATTCCTATCAGCAGCAG GTAATGGAAGAAGTTCAGGTAGAGTACGTTCCTGAAAAAGCTGAGTTAGATGATGGCATTGATGAGGAATTTAGGAAGGTTTTTGAAAAATTCAGCTTCTGGGAAGCTGCTGGTTCTGAG GAGAGTGACAAGAAGGACGAGTCTACCCAAGATGCTGATGCAAAGAAGGGGGCTGATTCTGATTCAGGAGAGGAGGACCAGGATAATCAACAGAAAGAGAAAGGTGGCTTATCAAATAAGAAGAAGAAG CTGCAAAGGCGGATGAAAATTGCTGAGTTAAAACAGATTTGCTCAAGGCCTGATGTTGTAGAA GTTTGGGATGCAACTGCTGCTGATCCCAAGTTGCTGGTGTTTTTGAAGGCATATCGAAACACTGTTCCTGTGCCAAGGCACTGGTCTCAGAAAAGGAAATATTTGCAG GGGAAGCGCGGTATTGAGAAGCAACCTTTTCAGCTTCCTGACTTCATTGCTGCAACAGGAATTGAAAAAATTAGACAG GCTTACATTGAAAAAGAGGACAGTAAGAAGTTGAAGCAAAAGCAACGTGAGCGAATGCAGCCAAAGATGGGGAAAATGGATATTGACTATCAG GTTCTTCATGATGCATTCTTTAAATATCAGACAAAGCCAAAGCTGACAACTCATGGAGATCTGTATTATGAAGGGAAGGAATTTGAG GTAAAGTTGAGGGAGATGAAGCCAGGCTCTTTATCACACGAGTTAAAAGAAGCTCTTGGTATGCCAGAGGGTGCCCCACCTCCATGGCTTATCAATATGCAG AGGTATGGTCCTCCACCATCATACCCACACTTGAAAATACCAGGGCTAAATGCACCTATTCCTCCTGGAGCAAGCTTTGGTTATCACCCTGGTGGTTGGGGCAAACCTCCAGTAGATGAG TATGGACGGCCTTTGTATGGAGATGTATTTGGAGTTCATCAGCAAGAACAACCTAACTATGAG GAGGAGCCTGTTGATAAGTCTAAGCATTGGGGTGATTTGgaggaagaggaggaggaggaggaagaagaagaagaggaagaggaagagcagattgaagaagaGGAGTTGGAGGATGGAATCCAATCTGTCGATAGCCTTTCAAG TACCCCCACTGGAGTTGAGACACCTGATGTCATTGACCTTCGTAAACAGCAGAGAAAGGAGCCTGAGAGGCCTCTCTATCAA GTGcttgaagaaaaagaagagaggATTGCCCCTGGGACTTTACTTGGCACAACTCACAC ATATGTAGTTAACACTGGCACCCAAGACAAGTCGGCAGCCAAAAGG GTTGATCTTCTGAAGGGTCAAAAATCTGACAGGGTGGAAGTCAGTTTACAGCCAGAGGAGTTGGAAGTTATGGACAATGTGTTGCCTGCAAA GTATGAAGAAGCTAGGGAGGAGGAGAAGCTACGCAGTCAGCGTGAGGACTTTAGTGATATGGTGGCTGAG AATGAGAAGAAAAGGAAGCGAAAGATGCAGGAGAAAGAGGGAAAATCGAAGAAAAAGGATTTCAAATTTTGA